In a genomic window of Homo sapiens chromosome 22, GRCh38.p14 Primary Assembly:
- the ASPHD2 gene encoding aspartate beta-hydroxylase domain-containing protein 2 — translation MVWAPLGPPRTDCLTLLHTPSKDSPKMSLEWLVAWSWSLDGLRDCIATGIQSVRDCDTTAVITVACLLVLFVWYCYHVGREQPRPYVSVNSLMQAADANGLQNGYVYCQSPECVRCTHNEGLNQKLYHNLQEYAKRYSWSGMGRIHKGIREQGRYLNSRPSIQKPEVFFLPDLPTTPYFSRDAQKHDVEVLERNFQTILCEFETLYKAFSNCSLPQGWKMNSTPSGEWFTFYLVNQGVCVPRNCRKCPRTYRLLGSLRTCIGNNVFGNACISVLSPGTVITEHYGPTNIRIRCHLGLKTPNGCELVVGGEPQCWAEGRCLLFDDSFLHAAFHEGSAEDGPRVVFMVDLWHPNVAAAERQALDFIFAPGR, via the exons ATGGTGTGGGCGCCCTTGGGACCCCCGAGGACTGATTGTCTGACCTTGCTTCACACGCCCAGTAAGGACTCCCCCAAGATGTCGCTCGAGTGGCTGGTGGCCTGGAGCTGGTCGCTGGATGGCCTGAGGGACTGCATCGCCACCGGCATCCAGTCCGTGCGGGACTGCGACACCACCGCTGTCATCACTGTGGCCTGCCTCCTGGTCCTCTTCGTGTGGTACTGTTATCACGTGGGCAGGGAGCAGCCCCGGCCCTACGTCTCCGTCAACTCCCTCATGCAGGCTGCCGATGCCAACGGGCTGCAGAATGGCTACGTGTACTGCCAGTCCCCTGAGTGCGTGCGCTGCACCCACAACGAGGGCCTCAACCAGAAGCTGTACCACAACCTGCAGGAGTACGCCAAGCGCTACTCCTGGTCCGGCATGGGCCGCATCCACAAGGGCATCCGCGAGCAGGGCCGGTACCTCAACAGCCGGCCCTCCATCCAGAAGCCCGAGGTCTTCTTCCTGCCCGACCTGCCCACCACGCCCTATTTCTCCCGGGACGCACAGAAACATGATGTGGAAGTGCTGGAACGGAACTTCCAGACCATCCTGTGTGAGTTTGAGACCCTCTACAAAGCTTTCTCAAACTGCAGCCTCCCGCAAGGATGGAAAATGAACAGCACCCCCAGCGGGGAGTGGTTCACCTTTTACTTGGTCAATCAGGGGGTTTGTGTTCCCAGGAACTGTAGGAAGTGCCCACGGACGTACCGCTTGCTCGGAAGCCTTCGGACCTGTATTGGGAACAATGTTTTTGGGAACGCGTGCATCTCTGTGCTGAGCCCTGGGACTGTGATAACGGAGCACTATGGACCCACCAACATCCGCATCCGATGCCATTTAG GTCTGAAAACTCCAAATGGCTGTGAGCTGGTGGTGGGGGGAGAGCCCCAGTGCTGGGCAGAAGGGCGCTGCCTTCTCTTTGATGACTCTTTCCTGCATGCTGCGTTCCATGAAG GTTCAGCAGAGGATGGCCCACGGGTGGTTTTCATGGTGGATTTGTGGCATCCAAACGTCGCAGCGGCCGAACGGCAGGCTCTTGATTTCATCTTTGCTCCGGGACGATGA